A genomic stretch from Lysobacter soyae includes:
- a CDS encoding TlpA family protein disulfide reductase yields MKDSGYGHLKVVMAAVAGAVIALLAAVLVDPKPWLLESSAGQRMLQAFLDWRAPVVPGAHRVREGDTVRDLSLFTLDGKPAGLDAHLGKGFTVVNLWATWCGPCLKELPALEAFANRRPNAKLIAIGMDEHAAVKDFLSRRPSKIPQLLAAEPPAFTPGQLGNPAGVLPYSVLLDAKGRVIARRTGVFHSAEDITRWVESATR; encoded by the coding sequence ATGAAAGACAGCGGCTACGGCCACCTAAAGGTGGTGATGGCGGCCGTTGCCGGTGCCGTCATTGCCCTGCTCGCCGCCGTCTTGGTCGATCCCAAACCGTGGCTGCTCGAATCGAGTGCCGGTCAACGCATGTTGCAAGCGTTTCTGGATTGGCGTGCGCCAGTGGTGCCCGGTGCGCACCGTGTGCGCGAAGGCGACACCGTGCGTGACCTCTCCTTGTTCACGCTGGATGGCAAACCGGCCGGGCTTGACGCTCATTTGGGCAAAGGCTTTACGGTCGTCAACCTTTGGGCCACCTGGTGCGGCCCTTGCTTGAAGGAGCTGCCTGCGCTGGAAGCCTTCGCCAACCGACGCCCGAACGCAAAGCTCATCGCCATTGGTATGGACGAACATGCGGCGGTCAAAGATTTCCTGTCGCGACGCCCGAGCAAGATTCCGCAATTGTTGGCGGCCGAACCGCCCGCGTTTACGCCCGGGCAATTGGGTAATCCGGCCGGTGTCCTGCCCTATTCGGTGTTGCTCGATGCCAAAGGTCGGGTGATTGCACGCAGAACCGGAGTTTTCCACTCGGCAGAAGACATCACGCGGTGGGTGGAATCGGCCACGCGTTGA
- the aroQ gene encoding type II 3-dehydroquinate dehydratase has product MPQMLVLHGPNLNLLGEREPGIYGHTTLSEINASLEDAADRAGITVECLQSNQESALVDRIQTARSDGTRFILINPAAYTHTSVAIRDALAAVAIPFIEVHLSNPHAREAFRRQSYFSDLAHGVICGFGAQSYTLAFEAALAHLHTS; this is encoded by the coding sequence ATGCCACAGATGCTCGTCCTGCACGGCCCCAATTTGAACCTGCTCGGCGAGCGGGAGCCGGGGATCTATGGGCACACCACGCTGTCAGAAATCAACGCGTCGCTTGAAGACGCCGCCGATCGTGCCGGCATCACCGTCGAATGCCTGCAATCGAACCAAGAATCCGCATTGGTTGATCGCATCCAAACAGCGCGCTCGGACGGCACCCGTTTCATCCTGATCAATCCGGCCGCTTATACACACACGTCTGTCGCCATTCGCGACGCATTGGCGGCCGTTGCCATCCCTTTCATAGAAGTTCACTTGTCCAACCCGCACGCGCGCGAAGCGTTTCGTCGCCAAAGCTACTTCAGCGATCTCGCCCATGGCGTGATCTGCGGGTTCGGCGCCCAAAGCTACACGTTGGCCTTCGAGGCCGCGTTGGCTCACCTGCATACATCTTAA
- the accB gene encoding acetyl-CoA carboxylase biotin carboxyl carrier protein yields the protein MDLRKIKKLIDLLEESNLNEIEIKEGEESVRLSRGGVHGAPMHFAPAPVQAAAPVAPMPMVSPVEAATGGAARPGPDLPPGTVVRAPMVGTYYASPAPDKPPFVTVGQAVKPGDTLGIIEAMKMFNPIEAEVAGTVLAIQCENGQPVEFDQPMFVIG from the coding sequence ATGGATCTTCGCAAGATCAAGAAGCTGATCGACCTGTTGGAGGAATCCAACCTCAACGAGATTGAAATCAAAGAAGGCGAAGAGTCGGTTCGTCTGTCGCGCGGTGGCGTGCATGGTGCGCCGATGCACTTCGCGCCCGCGCCCGTGCAAGCTGCCGCCCCCGTCGCGCCGATGCCGATGGTCTCGCCGGTCGAAGCCGCAACCGGCGGTGCCGCACGTCCGGGACCGGATCTTCCGCCAGGCACGGTGGTGCGTGCGCCGATGGTCGGCACCTACTACGCCTCTCCGGCGCCGGACAAACCGCCCTTCGTCACCGTGGGCCAAGCCGTGAAGCCGGGCGATACGCTCGGCATCATCGAGGCAATGAAAATGTTCAACCCGATCGAAGCCGAAGTCGCAGGCACGGTGCTTGCCATCCAGTGCGAAAACGGTCAGCCGGTCGAGTTCGACCAACCCATGTTCGTGATTGGCTGA
- the accC gene encoding acetyl-CoA carboxylase biotin carboxylase subunit: MLDKVVIANRGEIALRILRACSTLGIRTVAVHSTADRNLKHVAMADESICIGPAPSSESYLNMPAIIAAAEVTDAQAIHPGYGFLSENADFAERVEQSGFIFIGPKADTIRLMGDKVEAIRAMKAAGVPCVPGSGGPLGDDAETNMKIAREIGYPVIVKAAGGGGGRGMRVVHTEAALINAIATTQTEAKAAFGNDMVYMEKFLENPRHVEIQVLADGQGNAIHLGERDCSMQRRHQKVVEEAPAPGISDEQRAEIGKVCVEACIRIGYRGAGTFEFLYENGRFYFIEMNTRIQVEHPVTELVTGIDLVKEQLMIAAGQKLSIKQEDVVLRGHAIECRINAEDPESFLPSPGLIQHFHAPGGPGVRVDSHIYEGYRVPPNYDSMIGKLIVHGPDRETAIARMHVALSEMVVDGIKTNIPLQQRIMRDQGFRAGGQNIHYLEKRLAERKGKTLNIG; encoded by the coding sequence ATGCTGGACAAAGTTGTCATTGCCAACCGGGGCGAGATCGCGCTGCGCATTTTGCGCGCGTGCAGCACGCTGGGTATTCGCACGGTGGCGGTGCACTCGACCGCCGACCGCAATTTGAAGCACGTCGCCATGGCCGACGAATCGATTTGCATCGGTCCTGCACCTTCGTCGGAAAGCTATCTCAATATGCCGGCGATCATTGCCGCGGCTGAAGTGACCGACGCGCAAGCGATCCACCCGGGCTATGGCTTTCTTTCAGAGAACGCTGATTTCGCGGAACGCGTTGAGCAATCCGGTTTCATCTTCATCGGCCCCAAAGCGGACACCATCCGTTTGATGGGGGACAAGGTGGAGGCCATTCGCGCCATGAAGGCTGCGGGCGTGCCCTGCGTGCCGGGCAGTGGCGGCCCCTTGGGCGACGATGCCGAAACCAATATGAAGATCGCGCGGGAGATCGGTTATCCGGTCATCGTGAAAGCCGCCGGTGGCGGCGGTGGCCGCGGGATGCGCGTGGTGCATACCGAAGCCGCCTTGATCAATGCCATTGCGACCACCCAAACCGAAGCGAAAGCCGCGTTCGGTAACGACATGGTCTATATGGAGAAATTCCTTGAGAATCCGAGGCACGTTGAGATCCAGGTGCTGGCGGACGGCCAAGGCAATGCCATCCATTTGGGTGAGCGTGATTGCTCGATGCAACGCCGCCACCAAAAAGTGGTGGAAGAAGCACCGGCACCGGGCATCAGTGATGAGCAGCGCGCCGAGATCGGCAAGGTCTGCGTCGAAGCCTGTATCCGTATCGGCTATCGCGGCGCGGGCACTTTCGAGTTCCTTTACGAAAACGGCCGTTTCTACTTCATCGAAATGAACACCCGCATCCAAGTCGAACATCCCGTGACTGAACTTGTCACCGGTATCGACTTGGTGAAAGAGCAATTGATGATCGCGGCCGGCCAGAAGTTGTCGATCAAGCAAGAAGATGTGGTCTTGCGCGGTCACGCCATCGAATGCCGGATCAATGCCGAAGACCCGGAAAGCTTCCTGCCGTCTCCCGGACTCATCCAACACTTCCATGCACCGGGCGGCCCGGGTGTGCGCGTCGACTCGCATATCTACGAGGGCTACCGCGTCCCGCCGAATTACGATTCGATGATCGGCAAGCTCATCGTGCATGGCCCGGATCGCGAAACCGCCATCGCACGCATGCATGTCGCGCTCTCGGAAATGGTGGTGGATGGCATCAAGACCAATATCCCCCTGCAGCAACGCATCATGCGTGACCAAGGGTTCCGTGCCGGCGGCCAGAACATCCATTACCTGGAAAAACGCTTGGCCGAGCGCAAAGGCAAGACGCTCAACATCGGCTGA
- a CDS encoding ABC transporter ATP-binding protein, which produces MDMARQSLGGLENVVKTYGKIRALDGLTLELRAGEVLAVLGANGAGKSTAIAQLLGLSLPDSGRAELFGESPQALVARRQVGVMLQSAGIPPTNTVRELIHLTCSYYADPLEVDEAARMAGVDALLNRRYAALSGGQQRRVQFALAICGRPKLVFLDEPTTGLDIDARQSLWRAIRQLVDNGTSVLLTTHYLEEAEALANRIVVVDHGKVLAEGTPREIASRVARSRIRCLSALDVETVAAWAGVESAVREGARLQIVCETPEAILRRLLDADDALSGLEVSATGLAEAFLALTQNDTEETT; this is translated from the coding sequence ATGGACATGGCAAGGCAATCGCTTGGCGGCTTGGAAAACGTCGTCAAGACCTATGGAAAAATTCGCGCACTCGATGGGCTGACGCTGGAATTGCGTGCGGGTGAAGTGCTGGCCGTCTTGGGCGCCAACGGTGCCGGCAAGAGCACCGCCATCGCCCAGTTGCTCGGCTTGAGTTTGCCCGATAGCGGACGCGCGGAATTGTTCGGTGAATCACCGCAAGCGTTGGTCGCACGCCGACAAGTCGGCGTGATGTTACAGAGCGCGGGCATCCCGCCGACGAATACGGTGCGCGAGCTGATTCACCTCACTTGCAGCTACTACGCCGATCCACTCGAGGTTGACGAAGCAGCACGCATGGCCGGTGTCGATGCTCTATTGAATCGTCGTTATGCCGCGTTGTCCGGTGGGCAACAACGTCGCGTGCAGTTCGCGCTGGCCATTTGCGGCCGTCCCAAACTGGTGTTTCTGGATGAGCCCACCACAGGCCTCGACATTGATGCGAGACAGTCGCTATGGCGTGCCATCCGTCAGCTGGTCGACAACGGCACCTCGGTCTTGCTGACGACGCATTATTTGGAAGAAGCCGAAGCCCTGGCCAATCGCATCGTCGTGGTGGATCACGGCAAAGTCCTGGCCGAAGGCACACCGCGCGAAATCGCCTCACGTGTGGCGCGCTCGCGCATCCGTTGCCTGTCGGCACTCGATGTGGAAACGGTCGCAGCATGGGCGGGGGTTGAATCGGCCGTGCGTGAAGGTGCGCGTCTGCAAATCGTTTGTGAAACACCTGAGGCGATTCTTCGCCGCTTACTCGACGCGGATGACGCGTTGTCCGGACTTGAGGTGAGTGCCACCGGCCTGGCCGAAGCATTTTTGGCGCTGACCCAAAACGACACTGAGGAGACCACTTGA
- a CDS encoding ABC transporter permease: protein MNTLPMHHRTPSLSRAYWLEAKYEFLRMVRTPAYSIPVLAFPLVFYVMFGVLMQHGDNAAASRYLLASYGVFGAMGASLFGFGVSVAMDREHGWLTLKRAQPMPPGAYLASKLVMAVIFTAVISLLLTVLALLVAHVTLMPRQALGLIAVDALGALPYGAIGLYIGTRMNARGAPAFVNLVYLPMAFLSGLWMPLQFLPAAIRSLAPVWPAWHHAQLALAIAGSQTEGLAWVHVAYMLVVAAVFSLLAARRLRRVG, encoded by the coding sequence ATGAACACCTTGCCGATGCACCATCGCACCCCTTCGCTTTCGCGCGCCTATTGGCTGGAGGCGAAATATGAGTTCCTGCGCATGGTGCGAACACCTGCCTATTCGATTCCGGTGCTCGCGTTTCCCTTGGTGTTCTATGTGATGTTCGGTGTGCTGATGCAGCATGGCGACAACGCAGCGGCATCACGCTACTTGCTGGCTTCATACGGTGTATTCGGCGCCATGGGCGCATCGCTATTCGGCTTCGGTGTGAGTGTGGCGATGGATCGCGAGCACGGTTGGCTGACACTGAAGCGGGCGCAACCGATGCCGCCCGGCGCCTATCTGGCCTCGAAGTTGGTGATGGCGGTGATTTTCACCGCGGTGATTTCGTTGTTGCTCACGGTGCTGGCGCTGCTCGTGGCACACGTGACGCTGATGCCGCGGCAAGCGCTCGGTCTGATCGCTGTGGACGCGTTGGGCGCCCTGCCCTACGGCGCGATCGGACTGTATATCGGCACCCGCATGAACGCACGCGGCGCGCCTGCCTTTGTCAATTTGGTCTATTTGCCGATGGCCTTCTTGTCCGGGCTGTGGATGCCTTTGCAGTTTCTGCCCGCAGCCATTCGCAGCTTGGCGCCGGTTTGGCCCGCATGGCACCACGCGCAACTCGCATTGGCGATTGCCGGCAGCCAGACTGAAGGTCTGGCATGGGTGCACGTTGCCTACATGCTGGTCGTCGCCGCAGTGTTTTCGCTCTTGGCGGCACGCAGGCTCCGTCGCGTCGGTTGA
- a CDS encoding sensor histidine kinase produces the protein MTERSPTRDTAASWQRYRDPEQGWTYLWNLAYLGFLFVPAVPAFTGDPRLPFAWGPTLLSLLIFLPFFVLGFSRRASGVAAIVSVAGMIALGCGLLPWNAFSNTYIIYAATLIAHQRLSLLWRWLLLAAVLVLYTGLLLAFHVPAFVAAITAMISIAAFIGNHYQAERERKRAELRLSHDEVRRIAAFAERERIGRDLHDLLGHTLSVIALKAELAGRLLSQDQAAAKTEIDAVARISRDTLDEVRRAVSGIRNAALAAELASARVLMEAEGTKMDIDMQPLALAAETESALALALREAMTNVHRHAGATHVRISLSAEDRHAVLRISDNGRGEGIRLGNGLSGMQERLRAVGGDLSIDAQRGRGTCIEARAPMAVDA, from the coding sequence ATGACCGAACGCTCACCCACTCGCGATACCGCCGCATCATGGCAGCGGTATCGGGACCCGGAACAAGGCTGGACCTACCTCTGGAACCTCGCCTATCTGGGGTTCCTGTTCGTGCCGGCCGTCCCTGCATTCACCGGTGATCCGCGGCTGCCGTTCGCTTGGGGGCCGACGCTGCTGTCGCTGCTGATATTCCTTCCCTTCTTCGTGCTCGGATTCTCGCGACGCGCATCGGGCGTGGCCGCGATCGTTTCGGTGGCCGGTATGATCGCCTTGGGTTGTGGATTGTTGCCTTGGAATGCGTTTTCCAACACCTACATCATTTATGCCGCAACGCTGATTGCGCATCAGCGCCTGTCACTCCTGTGGCGCTGGTTGTTGCTCGCCGCGGTGTTGGTGCTGTACACCGGATTGCTGCTCGCATTCCACGTGCCGGCATTTGTGGCGGCCATCACCGCGATGATTTCCATCGCCGCCTTCATCGGCAATCACTATCAAGCCGAGCGCGAGCGCAAGCGCGCCGAATTGCGGCTGTCGCATGATGAAGTCCGGCGGATTGCCGCGTTTGCCGAGCGCGAACGGATCGGTCGCGACTTGCATGATCTGCTCGGGCACACCTTGTCTGTGATTGCATTGAAAGCCGAGTTGGCCGGCCGACTGTTGTCGCAGGATCAAGCGGCAGCCAAAACGGAGATCGATGCGGTGGCACGGATCAGCCGCGACACCTTGGATGAAGTCCGGCGCGCCGTCAGCGGCATCCGCAACGCGGCGCTAGCGGCAGAACTGGCATCGGCGCGCGTGCTCATGGAGGCGGAAGGCACAAAGATGGACATCGACATGCAACCGCTTGCCTTGGCCGCGGAGACCGAGTCCGCCTTGGCGTTGGCGCTTCGCGAAGCGATGACCAATGTTCATCGGCATGCCGGCGCCACCCATGTGCGGATTTCGTTGTCGGCGGAAGATCGCCATGCGGTTTTGCGCATCAGCGACAACGGCCGCGGCGAGGGCATACGCCTAGGCAACGGACTCTCCGGAATGCAGGAGCGTTTGCGGGCAGTGGGCGGCGATCTCTCGATCGATGCGCAGCGCGGACGCGGCACCTGTATTGAAGCGCGCGCGCCGATGGCGGTCGACGCATGA
- a CDS encoding response regulator transcription factor, translating into MIRVMLVEDQAMVRGALSALLNLEADIEVVAQAEDGESAWKMLAEVKPDVVVTDVEMPHLSGIELAQRIQRHELPISVVIVTTFARAGFLRRALDAGVRGYLLKDAPSAQLADALRNVHAGGRSIDAQLAMEAWGEADPLNDRERQVLRMAGEGQSASEIATALNLSQGTVRNYLSEAIGKLGVGNRIEAHRLARQKGWL; encoded by the coding sequence ATGATTCGGGTCATGCTGGTTGAAGACCAAGCGATGGTGCGCGGCGCCTTGTCGGCACTGCTCAATTTGGAAGCCGACATTGAGGTGGTGGCGCAGGCGGAAGATGGTGAGTCTGCTTGGAAGATGCTGGCGGAGGTCAAGCCCGATGTCGTGGTCACCGATGTTGAGATGCCGCATTTGTCCGGTATCGAGTTGGCGCAGCGGATTCAACGCCATGAACTGCCGATCAGCGTGGTGATCGTGACCACCTTCGCACGCGCGGGTTTTCTTCGACGTGCATTGGATGCGGGCGTACGCGGTTATTTGCTGAAAGATGCGCCGTCGGCACAACTGGCCGACGCGCTGCGCAACGTGCACGCGGGTGGCCGCAGCATCGACGCGCAACTGGCGATGGAAGCTTGGGGCGAGGCCGATCCTTTGAATGATCGCGAACGCCAGGTGTTGCGCATGGCTGGAGAAGGCCAATCGGCAAGCGAGATCGCAACAGCGCTCAACTTGTCACAGGGCACCGTGCGCAACTATTTGTCCGAAGCGATCGGAAAGCTGGGTGTCGGCAACCGCATTGAAGCGCACCGTTTGGCGCGGCAAAAAGGCTGGCTTTGA
- a CDS encoding leucyl aminopeptidase family protein has translation MDAFEPVITHAAVDSVLHVIKPADLPAWLQARTDSEQQWLNVHAWKSDAVGLWVYPTHTGSFAAVLVAADLEDPMAFATLPMQLPANVWRVEGLISETAAAALQLGWRIGAYQFTRYKAPKRLPAQLCVDAIDAEMADIARACCQVRDWVNTPTEDMGPAHLQAIAEEFAAKYAAHCKVIEGDDLLAHNFPTIHAVGRASHRAPRLIHLKWGAADAPKLSIVGKGVCFDTGGLNLKASAGMRNMKKDMGGAAHALALAGWVMARKLPVQLNLFIAAVENAVGPNALRPGEVVVTRKGLSVEIDNTDAEGRLVLCDALARACDDTPDLIIDFATLTGAARVALGPDLPALYSNDDGMAAQLQSASLAVRDPMWRMPLWQSYYRYLDSKVADLANASATPMAGSVTAALYLQKFVRPDIPWVHFDVYSWNDADRPGRPAGGEAQGLRAVFAMLQARYSAS, from the coding sequence ATGGACGCTTTCGAACCAGTCATCACCCACGCAGCTGTGGACAGTGTGTTGCATGTCATCAAACCGGCGGACCTGCCGGCTTGGTTACAGGCGCGCACCGACAGCGAACAGCAATGGCTCAACGTACATGCATGGAAGAGCGATGCCGTGGGTCTTTGGGTTTACCCGACGCACACCGGAAGCTTCGCCGCCGTCTTGGTTGCGGCGGATCTTGAAGACCCGATGGCGTTTGCCACATTGCCAATGCAATTGCCTGCCAACGTTTGGCGGGTGGAAGGGCTCATCAGCGAAACGGCCGCCGCTGCGCTGCAATTGGGTTGGCGAATCGGCGCCTACCAATTCACCCGTTACAAAGCGCCCAAACGCTTGCCGGCGCAGCTGTGCGTCGATGCCATCGATGCCGAGATGGCAGATATCGCGCGTGCTTGTTGCCAAGTACGTGATTGGGTCAACACCCCCACCGAAGACATGGGGCCGGCGCATCTGCAAGCCATCGCCGAGGAATTCGCCGCGAAGTACGCCGCGCATTGCAAAGTGATCGAAGGCGACGACTTGCTGGCGCACAACTTCCCCACCATTCACGCGGTCGGTCGCGCCTCCCATCGAGCGCCCCGATTGATTCATTTGAAGTGGGGGGCTGCGGACGCGCCCAAACTCAGCATCGTCGGTAAAGGCGTCTGTTTCGACACCGGCGGATTGAATCTGAAAGCATCCGCTGGCATGCGCAACATGAAAAAAGACATGGGCGGTGCGGCCCATGCACTCGCCTTGGCCGGATGGGTGATGGCGCGCAAGTTGCCAGTGCAGCTCAACCTGTTCATCGCCGCAGTCGAAAATGCCGTGGGGCCGAATGCGTTGCGACCCGGTGAGGTCGTCGTGACGCGCAAGGGACTCAGCGTGGAAATCGACAACACCGATGCCGAAGGCCGACTGGTGCTTTGCGACGCATTGGCGCGCGCCTGCGATGACACGCCGGATTTGATCATCGATTTTGCCACTTTGACCGGTGCGGCGCGGGTGGCCTTGGGTCCGGATTTGCCGGCTTTGTATTCGAATGACGACGGCATGGCCGCACAGTTGCAAAGTGCGTCACTGGCGGTGCGCGACCCGATGTGGCGGATGCCGCTGTGGCAGTCGTATTACCGCTATCTCGATAGCAAAGTGGCCGACCTTGCCAACGCCAGTGCCACGCCGATGGCAGGGAGTGTCACGGCCGCGCTGTATCTGCAGAAATTTGTCAGACCTGACATTCCTTGGGTGCACTTCGATGTGTACTCATGGAACGATGCCGATCGGCCTGGCCGTCCGGCAGGTGGCGAAGCGCAGGGTTTGCGTGCGGTGTTCGCCATGTTGCAGGCACGCTATTCGGCGTCTTGA
- a CDS encoding HAD family hydrolase — translation MQTIRAITLDLDDTLWPFAPIGARIEQTLHAWFETHSAETARMFPPAAMQTLREQVVEAHPDLAHDMTRLRKLTIERALKDSGADVALAADAYAQFFMVRNQIEFYAGAREALETLAAHLPLCSLSNGNADLDAIGIGHLFVSRVGAREFGAAKPDPRIFHHACSLLGEAPENVLHIGDDLAADVHGAQAAGMPVCWIHPAPRQAGVADYQFDSLADFADAFVRARSKDA, via the coding sequence GTGCAAACGATTCGCGCCATCACCCTCGACCTCGACGACACGCTTTGGCCGTTTGCACCGATCGGTGCGCGTATCGAGCAGACCTTGCATGCCTGGTTTGAAACGCATAGCGCTGAGACAGCGCGCATGTTTCCGCCTGCTGCAATGCAAACCCTGCGCGAGCAAGTGGTGGAAGCGCATCCGGATCTGGCACATGACATGACGCGCTTGCGCAAACTGACCATCGAGCGCGCGCTGAAAGACAGTGGCGCCGATGTCGCTTTGGCAGCCGATGCTTATGCGCAGTTTTTCATGGTGCGCAATCAGATCGAGTTTTATGCCGGTGCGCGCGAAGCCCTCGAAACATTGGCGGCGCACCTGCCGTTGTGTTCGTTGAGCAACGGCAACGCCGATCTGGATGCGATCGGCATCGGGCATTTGTTTGTGTCGCGCGTCGGGGCGCGCGAGTTCGGCGCGGCGAAGCCCGACCCACGCATTTTTCATCACGCCTGCAGCCTGCTCGGGGAGGCGCCGGAGAATGTCTTGCATATCGGAGACGACCTGGCCGCTGACGTGCACGGCGCACAAGCCGCGGGCATGCCGGTGTGTTGGATCCACCCGGCGCCCCGCCAGGCGGGTGTCGCCGATTATCAATTCGATTCACTCGCAGACTTCGCGGACGCCTTCGTCCGCGCTCGATCCAAGGACGCCTGA